Proteins from one Cryptomeria japonica chromosome 4, Sugi_1.0, whole genome shotgun sequence genomic window:
- the LOC131032039 gene encoding disease resistance protein TAO1-like — MTVTRYKPSHRSPSSTSRIYDVFLSFRGEDVRRTFVDHLYVSLKNAGVNAFLDSHNIKRQDETRSAIQETIDNSEILIPIFSKKFADSHWCLDEVAHMCRANGIIIPLFYDVKPTELRNPWKGAYAKAFEEKKQRYARRRINEWKTALHKVSSFSGWSTEDIYGFEAELVKLIVQDVFKILDQNVTPVDEAVPQPLEEDPSDTIPQEIRNEPLRISKTILMGMEEHKSKVINLLNTDSDENVLTVSIYGNGGVGKTSLAKAIHNHIYLKFDATCIVYDVRHKAQNTNGVAKMQRQILKDLVKFKDIVNDEAHGKMLMKDRLRSIKALVILEYVDDWKQLEALAGDWFGPGSRVIVTTLDPNILKKENGSFVYELRGLDQEHALQLFSWHAFMRDQPEEDYKELSCKAVDICNRLPFSLEVLGAHLYNRDLSDWNQAIQTLECSSYYGKYAIPRLCYDSLKSEQKEMFLDMACLFTGRKRENTISFWEASHLHPNEGLTEMKLKSLIKLDEHNRLVMHSELRDMGRAIVADESPEPGKRSRLWKPEEVEQVIIEGKGTERVRCLTYLQQDVKFQTHSFQRMCNLQLLWLDGALLEGDYRKMPPDLKWLRWENCPLKCLPCEWNMKHLAVLDLSFSKGIEALWSEPSNIEGPKNLKVLKLNYCTSLQVLPDLANLTSLMQLEICGCKELRELPESFGFLTKLKYLDLSNCCNLSQLPNTITNLISLEVLFLSNCHSIKMLPDSFEDLGVLKKVKLDGMPLKNLPKSFRLLSCLEKLSLHGCHKLSSLPQPIGELNRLRYLDLNGCSSLQTLPDSIYELESLCRLDMTGCQRISLGAEIGDLVCLERLVLSNCTAIWKLPTSIGQLSSLQYLNLNHCTSLFRLPEELGNLVCLKEFVLNECYNLLELPQSIGKLSCLKTLEMEETYSLSVLPPNFTRLTSLQNLKAGSCPLPQHIGELSSLEILHLKSYKMSFLPPTFGTLWRLSKLYLHHCTEFLELPHLPKELIEVRIQDCLGIKKISNMSHMKRLKLLIIHNCRELVELPDFGFLKSLQELSISGCRNVKRIQGMEGLKSLRRVHVTGCRLAGSGSLILKPCQLIKEAHCLELLSFSANGVPECLEKKMETNGGDLLYVTLDSNEQCSGIILCFMASFKRGINSVGVELCTLRDGKEIFNTRLVNHSKTIEGDQIFVHILHKNHPMAMMLQSGDVVQAKADRDEERMLIRSGGMQFFSVGEDGKREDLILESLGKDLTMLMEDYHENLVCEDDE; from the exons ATGACAGTGACTAGATACAAACCCTCACACAGGTCTCCGTCTTCTACATCAAGGATATACGATGTTTTCTTAAGTTTTAGAGGGGAAGACGTAAGAAGAACATTTGTAGATCACCTGTATGTTTCCTTAAAAAATGCAGGGGTTAATGCATTTCTGGATAGCCATAACATTAAAAGGCAGGATGAGACCAGATCAGCTATTCAAGAGACAATCGACAACAGTGAGATTCTCATTCCTATATTCTCCAAGAAATTTGCAGATTCCCACTGGTGCTTGGACGAGGTAGCTCACATGTGCAGAGCAAATGGTATAATTATCCCCTTATTCTATGATGTCAAGCCAACAGAGTTAAGAAATCCTTGGAAAGGTGCCTATGCCAAGGCTTTTGAGGAGAAGAAACAAAGATACGCACGGAGAAGAATCAACGAGTGGAAAACTGCTCTACATAAAGTTTCCTCCTTCTCTGGCTGGAGTACAGAAGATATATATGG GTTTGAAGCAGAACTTGTCAAGCTTATAGTCCAGGATGTTTTCAAGATATTAGATCAAAATGTGACCCCAGTGGACGAAGCTGTGCCCCAGCCATTAGAAGAAGATCCCTCAGATACAATACCCCAGGAGATCAGAAATGAACCACTCAGAATTTCAAAGACAATCTTAATGGGTATGGAAGAACACAAGAGTAAAGTTATAAATTTGCTCAATACAGATTCTGATGAGAATGTCCTCACAGTTTCCATTTATGGAAATGGGGGTGTGGGGAAAACGTCACTTGCAAAGGCCATCCACAATCACATTTATCTCAAATTTGATGCTACCTGCATTGTTTATGATGTGCGTCATAAAGCCCAAAATACAAATGGTGTAGCCAAGATGCAGCGCCAGATATTGAAAGACCTCGTCAAGTTCAAGGATATAGTTAATGATGAGGCTCATGGAAAGATGTTGATGAAGGACCGTTTAAGGTCCATCAAGGCCCTTGTTATTCTGGAATATGTTGATGACTGGAAGCAGTTGGAGGCTCTAGCAGGTGATTGGTTTGGACCAGGTAGCAGAGTGATTGTAACAACGCTTGACCCCAACATACTAAAGAAGGAAAATGGAAGTTTTGTTTATGAATTGCGGGGACTGGATCAGGAACATGCTCTTCAATTGTTTAGCTGGCATGCTTTCATGAGAGATCAACCTGAAGAAGATTATAAAGAATTGTCATGCAAAGCTGTGGATATTTGCAATAGGCTGCCATTTTCACTTGAAGTTCTGGGTGCTCATTTGTATAACAGAGACTTAAGTGATTGGAATCAAGCTATTCAAACGCTAGAATGTTCAAGTTACTATGGCAAGTACGCCATTCCTAGACTTTGTTATGATAGCCTCAAATCTGAACAAAAAGAGATGTTTCTAGACATGGCTTGTTTATTCACAGGAAGAAAGAGGGAAAATACTATTAGCTTTTGGGAAGCTAGTCATTTGCATCCTAATGAAGGCCTAACAGAAATGAAGCTAAAATCACTCATTAAATTAGACGAGCATAATAGACTTGTAATGCATAGTGAGCTGAGGGATATGGGAAGAGCCATTGTAGCAGATGAATCACCAGAACCAGGGAAGCGTAGCAGATTGTGGAAGCCAGAAGAGGTTGAACAAGTTATAATCGAAGGAAAG GGAACAGAAAGGGTGAGATGTCTTACATACCTCCAGCAAGATGTAAAATTTCAAACTCATAGTTTCCAAAGAATGTGTAATTTGCAATTGCTTTGGCTTGATGGAGCTCTTCTAGAGGGAGACTATAGAAAAATGCCTCCAGATTTGAAGTGGCTAAGATGGGAAAACTGCCCTCTAAAATGCTTGCCATGTGAATGGAATATGAAACATCTGGCAGTTCTTGATCTAAGCTTCAGCAAAGGCATTGAGGCACTGTGGTCGGAACCATCCAATATAGAG GGTCCGAAAAACCTCAAAGTACTTAAGCTAAATTACTGCACAAGTCTTCAAGTCCTTCCAGATTTAGCCAATCTGACGTCTCTCATGCAACTGGAGATCTGTGGTTGTAAAGAGTTGCGGGAACTGCCAGAGTCCTTTGGATTTCTGACAAAGCTAAAGTACCTTGATCTGTCAAATTGCTGCAACTTAAGCCAACTTCCAAATACCATAACTAACTTAATATCGCTGGAGGTGCTGTTTCTATCAAATTGTCACAGCATCAAAATGTTACCTGACTCATTTGAAGATCTGGGAGTTCTAAAAAAGGTCAAATTAGATGGAATGCCCTTAAAGAATTTGCCCAAATCCTTTAGATTGTTGTCCTGCTTGGAGAAGCTATCTCTTCATGGTTGCCATAAATTAAGTAGCCTTCCTCAACCAATAGGAGAATTGAATCGTTTGCGGTATCTGGATTTAAATGGTTGTTCTAGTTTACAGACTCTACCTGACTCAATCTATGAACTTGAAAGCTTATGCCGGTTGGATATGACTGGTTGCCAAAGAATCAGCTTAGGAGCAGAGATAGGGGACCTTGTTTGTCTGGAAAGGTTGGTTCTAAGTAATTGTACAGCAATATGGAAGTTGCCTACATCAATAGGTCAACTTAGTTCTTTACAATATCTGAACCTGAACCACTGCACTTCTTTGTTTCGACTGCCAGAGGAGTTGGGAAATCTGGTCTGTTTAAAGGAGTTCGTGCTCAATGAATGCTACAATTTATTGGAGCTTCCACAGAGCATCGGGAAACTTTCTTGCCTAAAGACTCTAGAAATGGAAGAAACCTACAGCCTATCTGTTCTTCCACCTAACTTCACAAGACTTACTTCCTTACAGAATCTAAAAGCGGGTAGCTGTCCTCTACCACAACATATTGGAGAGTTGTCATCATTAGAAATTCTGCATCTTAAATCATACAAAATGTCCTTTTTGCCACCGACTTTTGGCACACTTTGGCGGCTAAGCAAACTCTACCTGCATCACTGTACAGAGTTTTTGGAACTTCCACATCTTCCAAAGGAACTCATTGAAGTGCGTATTCAAGACTGTTTGGGAATAAAGAAAATATCTAACATGTCACATATGAAGAGGCTAAAGCTGCTGATCATACACAACTGCAGGGAACTTGTTGAATTGCCTGACTTTGGGTTCTTAAAGTCACTGCAAGAGCTCTCAATATCGGGATGTAGGAATGTGAAGCGTATTCAAGGAATGGAAGGGCTGAAATCCTTAAGAAGAGTGCATGTTACAGGTTGCAGATTGGCCGGCTCTGGAAGCTTAATATTGAAACCCTGCCAATTAATCAAG GAAGCACATTGTCTAGAGTTACTCAGTTTTTCTGCAAATGGGGTGCCAGAGTGCCTAGAAAAGAAGATGGAAACAAATGGTGGTGATTTACTGTATGTTACATTGGACAGTAATGAGCAATGTTCAGGGATTATCTTATGCTTTATGGCGAGTTTCAAGCGTGGGATTAATTCAGTCGGTGTAGAACTATGCACTTTACGAGATGGCAAGGAGATTTTCAATACCAGGCTTGTTAACCACTCAAAAACTATAGAGGGAGATCAGATTTTTGTGCACATTTTGCATAAAAATCACCCCATGGCTATGATGTTGCAGAGTGGAGATGTAGTCCAGGCAAAGGCAGACAGAGATGAAGAAAGAATGTTAATAAGAAGTGGTGGAATGCAATTCTTCTCTGTAGGAGAAGATGGGAAAAGAGAAGATCTAATACTGGAGAGCTTGGGAAAGGATTTGACAATGTTAATGGAAGATTACCATGAAAATCTAGTCTGTGAAGATGACGAATAA